The following proteins are co-located in the Xiphophorus maculatus strain JP 163 A chromosome 8, X_maculatus-5.0-male, whole genome shotgun sequence genome:
- the abl1 gene encoding tyrosine-protein kinase ABL1 isoform X2 has protein sequence MGQQPGKFVGDQRRPSLPAFIKGGKRDSSRHVSQPWNVFDRHALQRPDFEGQGLSEAARWNSKENLLAGPSENDPNLFVALYDFVASGDNTLSITKGEKLRVLGYNHNGEWCEAQTKNGQGWVPSNYITPVNSLEKHSWYHGPVSRNAAEYLLSSGINGSFLVRESESSPGQRSISLRYEGRVYHYRINTASDGKLYVSSESRFTTLAELVHHHSTVQDGLITTLHYPAPKRNKPTIYGVSPNYDKWEMERTDITMKHKLGGGQYGEVYEGVWKKYNLTVAVKTLKEDTMEVEEFLKEAAVMKEIKHPNLVQLLGVCTREPPFYIITEFMTHGNLLDYLRECNKEEVNAVVLLYMATQISSAMEYLEKKNFIHRDLAARNCLVGENHLVKVADFGLSRLMTGDTYTAHAGAKFPIKWTAPESLAYNTFSIKSDVWAFGVLLWEIATYGMSPYPGIDLSQVYELLQRDYRMERPEGCPEKVYELMRACWRWNPSERPSFAETHQAFETMFQESSISDEVEKELGKKGKKTTLGSLQQAPELPTKTRTLHKNMENRNRDSPDPVEPEVPVSSPMLPRKERPLLDNNLNEDDRLIPKDNKTRNSFLSRIKIKKKNAPAPPKRSSSFTRTDISFERRVATPDPRDGDNFNNGTSLSLNDTTHGVESSKFLGGNNNGAGGINSGTPNYPGSLYPRKKGPPSLPSPGSKAATTPPSEEEGVSNSNRFLWSSVMSNGRDGTEWKSVTLPRDLGQRHFDSSTLGGKPALPRKRTNEQKGESARRMGTLTPPPRLNTSSDVCPAFLGKDNDSSSGSSPQASTPKVVKRPGLAGQENSKTSALQAELKANVLPTLGAAGEECRARRNKHAVEPASLRERNKMHKPKPAPPPPPTGPKSGKIPRSPTQESPISSPSSSPSDIKSKGLPFISDPHHTTAASDQARSAFTEGPKKGPLGSKPPAIKASASATSVTTSSSCQTQGGPSSTVASSADQNLSAFTPIAKTRSSLRKTTPRQGSERTPNSAVTREMVLEGAELLRAAISRMSEQTGSHSGVLEAGKNLSKYCMSYVDSIQQMNKFAFREAINNLETRMRELQICPSTTGGANAQQDFTKLLSSVKEISDIVQR, from the exons GGGAGAAGTTGCGTGTGCTGGGTTACAACCACAATGGTGAGTGGTGCGAGGCTCAGACCAAGAATGGCCAGGGTTGGGTGCCATCCAACTACATCACTCCAGTCAACAGCCTGGAGAAGCACAGCTGGTACCACGGACCCGTGTCACGCAATGCTGCCGAGTACCTGCTCAGCTCGGGCATCAACGGAAGCTTCCTGGTCCGGGAGAGCGAGAGCAGCCCGGGACAGAGGTCCATTTCCCTGCGGTATGAGGGGAGAGTCTACCATTACAGGATTAACACTGCGTCAGATGGCAAG CTCTACGTGTCGTCGGAAAGCCGTTTCACCACGTTGGCGGAGCTGGTGCACCACCACTCCACCGTGCAGGACGGCCTCATCACCACGCTACATTACCCTGCACCGAAACGCAACAAGCCCACCATCTATGGAGTTTCTCCCAACTACGACAAGTGGGAAATGGAGCGCACTGACATCACCATGAAGCACAAACTGGGAGGGGGCCAGTATGGCGAGGTGTATGAAGGTGTCTGGAAGAAGTACAACCTCACTGTGGCTGTCAAGACACTTAAG GAGGACACAATGGAGGTGGAGGAGTTTCTCAAGGAGGCTGCAGTTATGAAAGAGATTAAACACCCCAACCTGGTGCAGCTTTTAG GTGTGTGCACACGTGAGCCACCATTTTACATCATCACAGAGTTCATGACGCACGGCAACCTCCTGGATTATCTGAGGGAGTGCAACAAGGAGGAGGTCAACGCCGTGGTACTGCTGTACATGGCCACACAAATTTCATCTGCCatggagtacctggagaaaaaaaactttatacaCAG GGACTTGGCTGCCCGGAACTGTTTGGTCGGGGAGAACCACCTGGTGAAGGTCGCAGACTTCGGCTTGAGCAGATTAATGACTGGAGATACATATACGGCTCACGCCGGTGCCAAGTTCCCCATCAAGTGGACTGCTCCAGAGAGTCTGGCCTATAACACATTCTCCATAAAGTCTGACGTCTGGG catTTGGGGTGCTGCTGTGGGAGATCGCCACCTATGGCATGTCTCCTTACCCCGGCATTGACTTGTCCCAGGTCTATGAGCTGCTGCAAAGAGACTATCGCATGGAACGACCAGAAGGCTGTCCAGAGAAGGTCTATGAACTTATGAGAGCCT GTTGGAGGTGGAACCCCTCTGAGCGTCCATCTTTTGCTGAAACACATCAAGCCTTCGAAACCATGTTTCAGGAATCTAGCATCTCTGACG AAGTTGAAAAGGAATTAGGGAAGAAGGGGAAGAAGACAACATTAGGCTCCCTCCAGCAGGCTCCAGAGCTCCCAACCAAAACCAGGACGCTCCATAAGAACATGGAGAACCGAAACAGAGACAGTCCAG ACCCTGTGGAACCTGAGGTGCCTGTATCATCGCCAATGCTCCCCAGGAAagagcgccctctgctggacaatAACCTAAATGAAGATGACCGCTTAATCCCCAAAGATAACAAGACCCGTAATAGTTTTCTCAGCCGCATCAAGATCAAGAAAAAGAACGCACCAGCTCCGCCCAAACGAAGCTCCTCTTTCACCAGGACAGACATTTCCTTTGAGAGGAGGGTAGCGACTCCTGATCCCCGAGACGGTGACAACTTCAACAATGGTACATCGTTGTCTCTGAATGACACCACACATGGTGTTGAATCCTCAAAGTTCTTGGGAGGTAATAACAATGGGGCAGGAGGCATCAACAGTGGGACTCCCAACTACCCAGGGTCTCTGTACCCCCGTAAAAAGGGTCCCCCTTCATTGCCAAGCCCCGGTAGCAAGGCGGCTACAACGCCACCCAGTGAAGAGGAAGGGGTGTCTAATTCAAATCGCTTCCTCTGGTCGTCTGTCATGTCAAACGGCCGAGATGGCACAGAGTGGAAGTCTGTGACACTCCCCCGAGATCTGGGCCAGCGCCACTTCGACTCCAGCACTTTGGGAGGGAAGCCGGCTCTGCCACGGAAGAGGACCAACGAGCAGAAAGGAGAGAGTGCCCGTCGAATGGGCACCCTGACCCCCCCGCCACGTCTTAACACATCATCGGATGTTTGTCCTGCCTTCCTGGGTAAAGATAATGATtccagttctggttccagtCCGCAAGCATCAACACCCAAAGTGGTGAAGAGACCAGGCTTAGCAGGTCAGGAAAACTCCAAGACCAGCGCTCTCCAGGCAGAACTAAAAGCTAATGTGCTCCCTACTCTGGGAGCAGCAGGAGAGGAGTGCAGGGCTCGCAGGAACAAGCATGCTGTGGAGCCTGCATCTTTAAGGGAGAGAAACAAGATGCATAAACCCAAGCCGGCTCCACCTCCACCACCCACTGGTCCCAAATCAGGCAAAATCCCACGAAGCCCCACTCAAGAATCCCCCATATCCTCGCCCTCATCTTCGCCCTCAGACATCAAATCTAAGGGCCTTCCTTTCATTTCAGACCCTCACCATACAACTGCTGCTAGTGACCAAGCCCGCTCAGCCTTCACTGAGGGACCCAAAAAGGGGCCTTTGGGCTCTAAACCTCCAGCGATAAAGGCTTCTGCATCTGCCACCTCTGTGACCACTTCTTCCTCCTGCCAGACCCAGGGTGGTCCATCGTCCACAGTCGCCTCCTCTGCGGATCAGAACTTATCTGCTTTCACCCCTATTGCCAAAACCCGATCGTCCCTCCGCAAGACCACACCCCGCCAAGGCAGCGAGCGCACGCCCAATTCGGCGGTGACACGCGAGATGGTCCTGGAGGGAGCCGAGCTGCTGCGTGCCGCCATCTCCCGCATGTCAGAGCAGACAGGCAGCCACAGTGGCGTGCTGGAGGCCGGGAAGAACCTGTCCAAGTACTGCATGAGCTACGTTGACTCCATCCAGCAGATGAACAAGTTCGCCTTTCGAGAGGCCATCAACAACCTTGAGACTAGAATGCGTGAGCTTCAGATCTGTCCCTCCACCACAGGGGGTGCTAACGCGCAGCAGGACTTTACCAAGCTGCTGTCCTCTGTTAAAGAGATCAGTGACATTGTTCAGAGGTAG
- the abl1 gene encoding tyrosine-protein kinase ABL1 isoform X3: MKMLEICLKLVGCKSKKGLSSSSSCYLEEALQRPDFEGQGLSEAARWNSKENLLAGPSENDPNLFVALYDFVASGDNTLSITKGEKLRVLGYNHNGEWCEAQTKNGQGWVPSNYITPVNSLEKHSWYHGPVSRNAAEYLLSSGINGSFLVRESESSPGQRSISLRYEGRVYHYRINTASDGKLYVSSESRFTTLAELVHHHSTVQDGLITTLHYPAPKRNKPTIYGVSPNYDKWEMERTDITMKHKLGGGQYGEVYEGVWKKYNLTVAVKTLKEDTMEVEEFLKEAAVMKEIKHPNLVQLLGVCTREPPFYIITEFMTHGNLLDYLRECNKEEVNAVVLLYMATQISSAMEYLEKKNFIHRDLAARNCLVGENHLVKVADFGLSRLMTGDTYTAHAGAKFPIKWTAPESLAYNTFSIKSDVWAFGVLLWEIATYGMSPYPGIDLSQVYELLQRDYRMERPEGCPEKVYELMRACWRWNPSERPSFAETHQAFETMFQESSISDEVEKELGKKGKKTTLGSLQQAPELPTKTRTLHKNMENRNRDSPDPVEPEVPVSSPMLPRKERPLLDNNLNEDDRLIPKDNKTRNSFLSRIKIKKKNAPAPPKRSSSFTRTDISFERRVATPDPRDGDNFNNGTSLSLNDTTHGVESSKFLGGNNNGAGGINSGTPNYPGSLYPRKKGPPSLPSPGSKAATTPPSEEEGVSNSNRFLWSSVMSNGRDGTEWKSVTLPRDLGQRHFDSSTLGGKPALPRKRTNEQKGESARRMGTLTPPPRLNTSSDVCPAFLGKDNDSSSGSSPQASTPKVVKRPGLAGQENSKTSALQAELKANVLPTLGAAGEECRARRNKHAVEPASLRERNKMHKPKPAPPPPPTGPKSGKIPRSPTQESPISSPSSSPSDIKSKGLPFISDPHHTTAASDQARSAFTEGPKKGPLGSKPPAIKASASATSVTTSSSCQTQGGPSSTVASSADQNLSAFTPIAKTRSSLRKTTPRQGSERTPNSAVTREMVLEGAELLRAAISRMSEQTGSHSGVLEAGKNLSKYCMSYVDSIQQMNKFAFREAINNLETRMRELQICPSTTGGANAQQDFTKLLSSVKEISDIVQR; this comes from the exons GGGAGAAGTTGCGTGTGCTGGGTTACAACCACAATGGTGAGTGGTGCGAGGCTCAGACCAAGAATGGCCAGGGTTGGGTGCCATCCAACTACATCACTCCAGTCAACAGCCTGGAGAAGCACAGCTGGTACCACGGACCCGTGTCACGCAATGCTGCCGAGTACCTGCTCAGCTCGGGCATCAACGGAAGCTTCCTGGTCCGGGAGAGCGAGAGCAGCCCGGGACAGAGGTCCATTTCCCTGCGGTATGAGGGGAGAGTCTACCATTACAGGATTAACACTGCGTCAGATGGCAAG CTCTACGTGTCGTCGGAAAGCCGTTTCACCACGTTGGCGGAGCTGGTGCACCACCACTCCACCGTGCAGGACGGCCTCATCACCACGCTACATTACCCTGCACCGAAACGCAACAAGCCCACCATCTATGGAGTTTCTCCCAACTACGACAAGTGGGAAATGGAGCGCACTGACATCACCATGAAGCACAAACTGGGAGGGGGCCAGTATGGCGAGGTGTATGAAGGTGTCTGGAAGAAGTACAACCTCACTGTGGCTGTCAAGACACTTAAG GAGGACACAATGGAGGTGGAGGAGTTTCTCAAGGAGGCTGCAGTTATGAAAGAGATTAAACACCCCAACCTGGTGCAGCTTTTAG GTGTGTGCACACGTGAGCCACCATTTTACATCATCACAGAGTTCATGACGCACGGCAACCTCCTGGATTATCTGAGGGAGTGCAACAAGGAGGAGGTCAACGCCGTGGTACTGCTGTACATGGCCACACAAATTTCATCTGCCatggagtacctggagaaaaaaaactttatacaCAG GGACTTGGCTGCCCGGAACTGTTTGGTCGGGGAGAACCACCTGGTGAAGGTCGCAGACTTCGGCTTGAGCAGATTAATGACTGGAGATACATATACGGCTCACGCCGGTGCCAAGTTCCCCATCAAGTGGACTGCTCCAGAGAGTCTGGCCTATAACACATTCTCCATAAAGTCTGACGTCTGGG catTTGGGGTGCTGCTGTGGGAGATCGCCACCTATGGCATGTCTCCTTACCCCGGCATTGACTTGTCCCAGGTCTATGAGCTGCTGCAAAGAGACTATCGCATGGAACGACCAGAAGGCTGTCCAGAGAAGGTCTATGAACTTATGAGAGCCT GTTGGAGGTGGAACCCCTCTGAGCGTCCATCTTTTGCTGAAACACATCAAGCCTTCGAAACCATGTTTCAGGAATCTAGCATCTCTGACG AAGTTGAAAAGGAATTAGGGAAGAAGGGGAAGAAGACAACATTAGGCTCCCTCCAGCAGGCTCCAGAGCTCCCAACCAAAACCAGGACGCTCCATAAGAACATGGAGAACCGAAACAGAGACAGTCCAG ACCCTGTGGAACCTGAGGTGCCTGTATCATCGCCAATGCTCCCCAGGAAagagcgccctctgctggacaatAACCTAAATGAAGATGACCGCTTAATCCCCAAAGATAACAAGACCCGTAATAGTTTTCTCAGCCGCATCAAGATCAAGAAAAAGAACGCACCAGCTCCGCCCAAACGAAGCTCCTCTTTCACCAGGACAGACATTTCCTTTGAGAGGAGGGTAGCGACTCCTGATCCCCGAGACGGTGACAACTTCAACAATGGTACATCGTTGTCTCTGAATGACACCACACATGGTGTTGAATCCTCAAAGTTCTTGGGAGGTAATAACAATGGGGCAGGAGGCATCAACAGTGGGACTCCCAACTACCCAGGGTCTCTGTACCCCCGTAAAAAGGGTCCCCCTTCATTGCCAAGCCCCGGTAGCAAGGCGGCTACAACGCCACCCAGTGAAGAGGAAGGGGTGTCTAATTCAAATCGCTTCCTCTGGTCGTCTGTCATGTCAAACGGCCGAGATGGCACAGAGTGGAAGTCTGTGACACTCCCCCGAGATCTGGGCCAGCGCCACTTCGACTCCAGCACTTTGGGAGGGAAGCCGGCTCTGCCACGGAAGAGGACCAACGAGCAGAAAGGAGAGAGTGCCCGTCGAATGGGCACCCTGACCCCCCCGCCACGTCTTAACACATCATCGGATGTTTGTCCTGCCTTCCTGGGTAAAGATAATGATtccagttctggttccagtCCGCAAGCATCAACACCCAAAGTGGTGAAGAGACCAGGCTTAGCAGGTCAGGAAAACTCCAAGACCAGCGCTCTCCAGGCAGAACTAAAAGCTAATGTGCTCCCTACTCTGGGAGCAGCAGGAGAGGAGTGCAGGGCTCGCAGGAACAAGCATGCTGTGGAGCCTGCATCTTTAAGGGAGAGAAACAAGATGCATAAACCCAAGCCGGCTCCACCTCCACCACCCACTGGTCCCAAATCAGGCAAAATCCCACGAAGCCCCACTCAAGAATCCCCCATATCCTCGCCCTCATCTTCGCCCTCAGACATCAAATCTAAGGGCCTTCCTTTCATTTCAGACCCTCACCATACAACTGCTGCTAGTGACCAAGCCCGCTCAGCCTTCACTGAGGGACCCAAAAAGGGGCCTTTGGGCTCTAAACCTCCAGCGATAAAGGCTTCTGCATCTGCCACCTCTGTGACCACTTCTTCCTCCTGCCAGACCCAGGGTGGTCCATCGTCCACAGTCGCCTCCTCTGCGGATCAGAACTTATCTGCTTTCACCCCTATTGCCAAAACCCGATCGTCCCTCCGCAAGACCACACCCCGCCAAGGCAGCGAGCGCACGCCCAATTCGGCGGTGACACGCGAGATGGTCCTGGAGGGAGCCGAGCTGCTGCGTGCCGCCATCTCCCGCATGTCAGAGCAGACAGGCAGCCACAGTGGCGTGCTGGAGGCCGGGAAGAACCTGTCCAAGTACTGCATGAGCTACGTTGACTCCATCCAGCAGATGAACAAGTTCGCCTTTCGAGAGGCCATCAACAACCTTGAGACTAGAATGCGTGAGCTTCAGATCTGTCCCTCCACCACAGGGGGTGCTAACGCGCAGCAGGACTTTACCAAGCTGCTGTCCTCTGTTAAAGAGATCAGTGACATTGTTCAGAGGTAG
- the abl1 gene encoding tyrosine-protein kinase ABL1 isoform X1, with protein sequence MGQQPGKFVGDQRRPSLPAFIKGGKRDSSRHVSQPWNVFDRHEALQRPDFEGQGLSEAARWNSKENLLAGPSENDPNLFVALYDFVASGDNTLSITKGEKLRVLGYNHNGEWCEAQTKNGQGWVPSNYITPVNSLEKHSWYHGPVSRNAAEYLLSSGINGSFLVRESESSPGQRSISLRYEGRVYHYRINTASDGKLYVSSESRFTTLAELVHHHSTVQDGLITTLHYPAPKRNKPTIYGVSPNYDKWEMERTDITMKHKLGGGQYGEVYEGVWKKYNLTVAVKTLKEDTMEVEEFLKEAAVMKEIKHPNLVQLLGVCTREPPFYIITEFMTHGNLLDYLRECNKEEVNAVVLLYMATQISSAMEYLEKKNFIHRDLAARNCLVGENHLVKVADFGLSRLMTGDTYTAHAGAKFPIKWTAPESLAYNTFSIKSDVWAFGVLLWEIATYGMSPYPGIDLSQVYELLQRDYRMERPEGCPEKVYELMRACWRWNPSERPSFAETHQAFETMFQESSISDEVEKELGKKGKKTTLGSLQQAPELPTKTRTLHKNMENRNRDSPDPVEPEVPVSSPMLPRKERPLLDNNLNEDDRLIPKDNKTRNSFLSRIKIKKKNAPAPPKRSSSFTRTDISFERRVATPDPRDGDNFNNGTSLSLNDTTHGVESSKFLGGNNNGAGGINSGTPNYPGSLYPRKKGPPSLPSPGSKAATTPPSEEEGVSNSNRFLWSSVMSNGRDGTEWKSVTLPRDLGQRHFDSSTLGGKPALPRKRTNEQKGESARRMGTLTPPPRLNTSSDVCPAFLGKDNDSSSGSSPQASTPKVVKRPGLAGQENSKTSALQAELKANVLPTLGAAGEECRARRNKHAVEPASLRERNKMHKPKPAPPPPPTGPKSGKIPRSPTQESPISSPSSSPSDIKSKGLPFISDPHHTTAASDQARSAFTEGPKKGPLGSKPPAIKASASATSVTTSSSCQTQGGPSSTVASSADQNLSAFTPIAKTRSSLRKTTPRQGSERTPNSAVTREMVLEGAELLRAAISRMSEQTGSHSGVLEAGKNLSKYCMSYVDSIQQMNKFAFREAINNLETRMRELQICPSTTGGANAQQDFTKLLSSVKEISDIVQR encoded by the exons GGGAGAAGTTGCGTGTGCTGGGTTACAACCACAATGGTGAGTGGTGCGAGGCTCAGACCAAGAATGGCCAGGGTTGGGTGCCATCCAACTACATCACTCCAGTCAACAGCCTGGAGAAGCACAGCTGGTACCACGGACCCGTGTCACGCAATGCTGCCGAGTACCTGCTCAGCTCGGGCATCAACGGAAGCTTCCTGGTCCGGGAGAGCGAGAGCAGCCCGGGACAGAGGTCCATTTCCCTGCGGTATGAGGGGAGAGTCTACCATTACAGGATTAACACTGCGTCAGATGGCAAG CTCTACGTGTCGTCGGAAAGCCGTTTCACCACGTTGGCGGAGCTGGTGCACCACCACTCCACCGTGCAGGACGGCCTCATCACCACGCTACATTACCCTGCACCGAAACGCAACAAGCCCACCATCTATGGAGTTTCTCCCAACTACGACAAGTGGGAAATGGAGCGCACTGACATCACCATGAAGCACAAACTGGGAGGGGGCCAGTATGGCGAGGTGTATGAAGGTGTCTGGAAGAAGTACAACCTCACTGTGGCTGTCAAGACACTTAAG GAGGACACAATGGAGGTGGAGGAGTTTCTCAAGGAGGCTGCAGTTATGAAAGAGATTAAACACCCCAACCTGGTGCAGCTTTTAG GTGTGTGCACACGTGAGCCACCATTTTACATCATCACAGAGTTCATGACGCACGGCAACCTCCTGGATTATCTGAGGGAGTGCAACAAGGAGGAGGTCAACGCCGTGGTACTGCTGTACATGGCCACACAAATTTCATCTGCCatggagtacctggagaaaaaaaactttatacaCAG GGACTTGGCTGCCCGGAACTGTTTGGTCGGGGAGAACCACCTGGTGAAGGTCGCAGACTTCGGCTTGAGCAGATTAATGACTGGAGATACATATACGGCTCACGCCGGTGCCAAGTTCCCCATCAAGTGGACTGCTCCAGAGAGTCTGGCCTATAACACATTCTCCATAAAGTCTGACGTCTGGG catTTGGGGTGCTGCTGTGGGAGATCGCCACCTATGGCATGTCTCCTTACCCCGGCATTGACTTGTCCCAGGTCTATGAGCTGCTGCAAAGAGACTATCGCATGGAACGACCAGAAGGCTGTCCAGAGAAGGTCTATGAACTTATGAGAGCCT GTTGGAGGTGGAACCCCTCTGAGCGTCCATCTTTTGCTGAAACACATCAAGCCTTCGAAACCATGTTTCAGGAATCTAGCATCTCTGACG AAGTTGAAAAGGAATTAGGGAAGAAGGGGAAGAAGACAACATTAGGCTCCCTCCAGCAGGCTCCAGAGCTCCCAACCAAAACCAGGACGCTCCATAAGAACATGGAGAACCGAAACAGAGACAGTCCAG ACCCTGTGGAACCTGAGGTGCCTGTATCATCGCCAATGCTCCCCAGGAAagagcgccctctgctggacaatAACCTAAATGAAGATGACCGCTTAATCCCCAAAGATAACAAGACCCGTAATAGTTTTCTCAGCCGCATCAAGATCAAGAAAAAGAACGCACCAGCTCCGCCCAAACGAAGCTCCTCTTTCACCAGGACAGACATTTCCTTTGAGAGGAGGGTAGCGACTCCTGATCCCCGAGACGGTGACAACTTCAACAATGGTACATCGTTGTCTCTGAATGACACCACACATGGTGTTGAATCCTCAAAGTTCTTGGGAGGTAATAACAATGGGGCAGGAGGCATCAACAGTGGGACTCCCAACTACCCAGGGTCTCTGTACCCCCGTAAAAAGGGTCCCCCTTCATTGCCAAGCCCCGGTAGCAAGGCGGCTACAACGCCACCCAGTGAAGAGGAAGGGGTGTCTAATTCAAATCGCTTCCTCTGGTCGTCTGTCATGTCAAACGGCCGAGATGGCACAGAGTGGAAGTCTGTGACACTCCCCCGAGATCTGGGCCAGCGCCACTTCGACTCCAGCACTTTGGGAGGGAAGCCGGCTCTGCCACGGAAGAGGACCAACGAGCAGAAAGGAGAGAGTGCCCGTCGAATGGGCACCCTGACCCCCCCGCCACGTCTTAACACATCATCGGATGTTTGTCCTGCCTTCCTGGGTAAAGATAATGATtccagttctggttccagtCCGCAAGCATCAACACCCAAAGTGGTGAAGAGACCAGGCTTAGCAGGTCAGGAAAACTCCAAGACCAGCGCTCTCCAGGCAGAACTAAAAGCTAATGTGCTCCCTACTCTGGGAGCAGCAGGAGAGGAGTGCAGGGCTCGCAGGAACAAGCATGCTGTGGAGCCTGCATCTTTAAGGGAGAGAAACAAGATGCATAAACCCAAGCCGGCTCCACCTCCACCACCCACTGGTCCCAAATCAGGCAAAATCCCACGAAGCCCCACTCAAGAATCCCCCATATCCTCGCCCTCATCTTCGCCCTCAGACATCAAATCTAAGGGCCTTCCTTTCATTTCAGACCCTCACCATACAACTGCTGCTAGTGACCAAGCCCGCTCAGCCTTCACTGAGGGACCCAAAAAGGGGCCTTTGGGCTCTAAACCTCCAGCGATAAAGGCTTCTGCATCTGCCACCTCTGTGACCACTTCTTCCTCCTGCCAGACCCAGGGTGGTCCATCGTCCACAGTCGCCTCCTCTGCGGATCAGAACTTATCTGCTTTCACCCCTATTGCCAAAACCCGATCGTCCCTCCGCAAGACCACACCCCGCCAAGGCAGCGAGCGCACGCCCAATTCGGCGGTGACACGCGAGATGGTCCTGGAGGGAGCCGAGCTGCTGCGTGCCGCCATCTCCCGCATGTCAGAGCAGACAGGCAGCCACAGTGGCGTGCTGGAGGCCGGGAAGAACCTGTCCAAGTACTGCATGAGCTACGTTGACTCCATCCAGCAGATGAACAAGTTCGCCTTTCGAGAGGCCATCAACAACCTTGAGACTAGAATGCGTGAGCTTCAGATCTGTCCCTCCACCACAGGGGGTGCTAACGCGCAGCAGGACTTTACCAAGCTGCTGTCCTCTGTTAAAGAGATCAGTGACATTGTTCAGAGGTAG